A DNA window from Methylocystis heyeri contains the following coding sequences:
- a CDS encoding thymidylate synthase: protein MRQYLDLLDRVLTEGRRKEDRTGTGTLSVFGHQMRFDLSAGFPLVTTKRLHTRSIIYELLWFLRGDTNIAYLRENGVTIWDEWADPSGELGPVYGRQWRSWAAPDGRSIDQVAEVVAEIKRNPFSRRLIVSAWNPADLGKMALAPCHCLFQFHVEEMEAGKKLSCQLYQRSGDVFLGVPFNIASYALLTHLIARETGCIAGEFIHSLGDAHLYLNHIEQAREQLGRAPRPLPRLMLEPSSLFETRYEDIRIEDYDPWPAIAAPIAV from the coding sequence ATGCGACAATATCTCGATCTTCTCGACAGGGTGTTGACGGAGGGCCGCCGCAAGGAGGACCGCACCGGCACGGGCACGCTCTCGGTGTTCGGGCATCAGATGCGCTTCGATCTTTCGGCAGGGTTTCCCCTGGTCACGACCAAGAGATTGCACACGAGATCCATCATCTATGAATTGCTGTGGTTCCTGCGCGGCGACACCAACATCGCCTATCTGCGCGAGAACGGAGTCACGATATGGGACGAATGGGCAGATCCGAGCGGCGAGCTCGGCCCCGTCTACGGCCGTCAATGGAGGTCATGGGCGGCGCCCGACGGGCGCAGCATCGACCAGGTCGCGGAGGTCGTCGCCGAGATCAAGCGCAACCCATTCTCCCGGCGCCTGATCGTCTCGGCCTGGAATCCCGCCGACCTCGGCAAGATGGCGCTCGCGCCCTGCCACTGTCTGTTCCAGTTCCATGTCGAAGAGATGGAGGCCGGGAAAAAACTTTCCTGCCAGCTCTACCAGCGTTCAGGCGATGTGTTTCTGGGCGTGCCGTTCAATATTGCGAGCTACGCTTTGCTCACCCATCTGATCGCGAGGGAAACCGGATGCATCGCAGGGGAGTTCATCCATAGCCTCGGCGACGCGCATCTTTATCTCAATCACATCGAACAGGCCCGCGAGCAGCTCGGCCGAGCGCCTCGGCCCTTGCCGCGTCTGATGCTCGAGCCTTCGTCCCTGTTCGAAACGCGTTACGAAGACATCCGAATCGAAGATTACGATCCCTGGCCGGCCATCGCCGCGCCGATCGCCGTTTAG
- a CDS encoding M23 family metallopeptidase — MNAQISGRLGFPSTSASVAWSDIGDEPAIEADGRRHSPLDRRRVSIRWLSGTVLTGLSGALLISSAAYTALDQQTRFAEAPQRAQIARKDNLDAQTVNPKKGDRIMRGVDVVAAKQTFRTATTAKSGDKEVVRTKAFTQVATTLTLNPTNFADEVPEFNPLKLSSDPHYAADNLSESDIAPDQAEVSFVTRDLGASAITAHSASLTEDECHAQVVEQSKTTLAAGAKAALPLPGQLLLSRTSKARVDPSALEYATPGTMPMSAPFSSIEVRMVPENVTVAPRATAQPTQMDEKLALVRRGETLADVLAANGVAKPRVAAVVAAYKGRRGEPVREGQKVRLLFADFDGSGKEMQLARLSVYNDDDLDSMAAVTDKGNFVLVPTIPTAAGKKAPKPRVAAVEDGESDDSEDTGGMRLYDSLYETALKQEIPRPIIGELVRVFSNDVDLQRGVSPGDSLNVFYDDSEEASGRDALLYASLSTRGETYRFYRFQTPDDGLVDYYDENGRSSRKFLVRKPIAVGETRSGFGYRRHPILGYYKMHTGVDWAAPIGTPIFSAGNGVVIMAEWHGGYGRRVEIQHANGYVTAYNHMSGFARGIAEGVRVKQGQTVGFLGSTGLSTGPHLHYEVMVNGHFVDPMRVKLARTREFDGKLLSEFKRERDRIEQLMAKAPNNAKIAAARK; from the coding sequence ATGAACGCTCAAATCTCCGGACGCCTGGGTTTCCCCTCGACATCCGCCAGCGTCGCCTGGTCCGACATTGGAGACGAACCGGCGATCGAAGCGGACGGGCGCCGGCATTCGCCTCTCGATCGGCGCCGCGTTTCGATCCGCTGGCTTTCCGGCACGGTTCTGACCGGCCTCTCCGGCGCGCTGCTGATCAGCTCGGCGGCCTACACCGCGCTCGATCAGCAGACGAGATTCGCCGAAGCGCCGCAAAGGGCTCAGATCGCCCGCAAGGACAATCTGGACGCTCAGACGGTCAATCCCAAAAAGGGCGACCGCATCATGCGCGGCGTCGACGTCGTAGCCGCGAAACAGACTTTCCGCACCGCCACCACCGCGAAATCCGGCGATAAGGAGGTGGTGAGGACCAAGGCTTTCACCCAGGTCGCCACCACCCTGACCCTCAACCCCACCAATTTCGCCGACGAGGTTCCGGAGTTCAATCCGCTCAAACTTTCCAGCGATCCCCATTACGCCGCCGACAATCTGAGCGAATCCGACATCGCCCCCGACCAGGCGGAAGTTTCCTTCGTGACCCGCGACCTCGGCGCCTCGGCCATAACCGCCCATTCGGCCTCGCTTACGGAGGACGAATGTCACGCGCAGGTGGTGGAGCAATCCAAGACCACCCTCGCCGCCGGCGCCAAGGCCGCTCTGCCGCTGCCCGGACAGCTTCTGCTGTCCCGGACCAGCAAGGCCCGGGTCGACCCTTCTGCGCTGGAATATGCGACGCCTGGGACCATGCCCATGTCCGCGCCTTTTTCCTCTATCGAAGTGCGCATGGTGCCGGAAAATGTGACGGTCGCGCCTCGGGCCACGGCGCAGCCTACGCAAATGGACGAAAAGCTGGCGCTCGTCCGGCGCGGCGAGACCCTCGCCGACGTGCTCGCAGCCAATGGGGTGGCGAAGCCGCGCGTGGCCGCGGTGGTCGCAGCCTACAAGGGAAGGCGCGGCGAACCGGTGCGCGAAGGCCAGAAGGTTAGGCTGCTGTTTGCCGATTTCGACGGCTCGGGCAAGGAAATGCAGCTCGCGCGGCTCTCCGTCTACAATGACGACGACCTCGACTCGATGGCGGCCGTCACCGACAAGGGCAATTTCGTGCTGGTGCCGACGATCCCGACCGCGGCCGGAAAGAAGGCGCCCAAGCCGCGCGTCGCCGCCGTCGAAGACGGCGAGAGCGACGACAGCGAAGACACCGGCGGCATGAGGCTCTATGATTCGCTCTACGAGACCGCGCTCAAGCAGGAAATCCCGCGCCCCATCATCGGCGAACTTGTGCGCGTCTTCTCCAACGACGTCGACCTGCAGCGCGGCGTATCGCCCGGCGATTCCCTCAATGTCTTCTACGACGACAGCGAGGAGGCGAGCGGTCGCGACGCGCTTCTCTATGCCTCACTGAGCACGCGCGGCGAGACCTACCGCTTCTATCGGTTCCAGACCCCCGACGACGGGCTGGTCGACTACTACGACGAGAACGGCCGCTCCAGCCGCAAATTCCTGGTCCGCAAGCCGATCGCCGTGGGCGAGACGCGCTCGGGCTTCGGATACCGCCGCCATCCGATCCTCGGCTATTACAAGATGCACACCGGCGTCGATTGGGCGGCGCCGATCGGCACCCCGATCTTCTCGGCGGGCAACGGCGTCGTCATCATGGCGGAATGGCATGGCGGCTATGGCCGCCGGGTGGAGATCCAGCACGCCAACGGCTATGTCACCGCCTATAACCACATGTCGGGCTTCGCCCGCGGCATCGCCGAAGGGGTGAGGGTCAAGCAGGGTCAGACCGTCGGCTTCCTCGGCTCCACCGGCCTCTCCACCGGCCCCCATCTCCATTACGAGGTCATGGTCAACGGCCATTTCGTCGATCCGATGCGGGTCAAGCTGGCCCGCACCCGCGAATTCGACGGCAAGCTGCTCTCCGAATTCAAGCGCGAGCGCGACCGCATCGAGCAGCTCATGGCCAAGGCCCCCAACAACGCCAAGATCGCCGCCGCGCGTAAATAG
- a CDS encoding dihydrofolate reductase, with product MVRLVAVVAVARNGVIGADNGLPWRVSSDLKRFKALTMGKPLILGRRTFESLPQALPGRRIIVATRAQDFSAEGVVVAHSPDEAAELACEIAREMGSNEAIVGGGAEIFRALMDQTSRIELTEIALEPEGDVFFPKFDMTQWREIARASPARGPRDEADFSFVTLERR from the coding sequence GTGGTTCGACTCGTGGCCGTCGTGGCGGTAGCCCGCAATGGGGTGATCGGGGCCGACAACGGGCTGCCCTGGCGCGTTTCGAGCGACCTCAAGCGTTTTAAGGCGCTGACGATGGGAAAGCCGCTGATTCTCGGCCGGCGCACTTTCGAATCACTGCCGCAGGCCCTGCCAGGGCGCCGCATCATCGTCGCGACGCGGGCGCAGGATTTTTCCGCGGAAGGGGTTGTCGTGGCGCACAGCCCGGACGAGGCCGCCGAGCTCGCCTGCGAGATCGCTCGGGAAATGGGTTCCAACGAAGCGATCGTCGGCGGGGGCGCTGAGATTTTCCGCGCTCTCATGGATCAAACCAGCCGAATCGAGCTCACGGAAATCGCGCTCGAACCGGAAGGCGACGTGTTTTTCCCAAAGTTCGATATGACTCAATGGCGGGAAATCGCCCGCGCAAGCCCCGCGCGCGGCCCCCGCGACGAGGCGGATTTCTCCTTCGTCACGCTGGAGCGTCGCTGA